The Solanum stenotomum isolate F172 unplaced genomic scaffold, ASM1918654v1 scaffold22997, whole genome shotgun sequence genomic interval acaagcttcacaatcataactggaactactcctaactcatcctgagctaggattgaagactgctcaaagttggccaaaaaatcactgatttccatacttagccaattttccaaaactttaaaattcttcccaaaaatgaaaatttccaattctaagcctcttcaattatttcccattgccggatgttacagaAGTGGCCTCTTGTCCAGCAAAATAGAATAACTTGCACTCTACACCATACAAACATTTcagacaattatttttttaagtatcctatcaaatcaaaccaactCATCTCAAATAGACTAACTCATTCATATCTACGCAGAGTCTTAATCAGTATCAATATGATGTATACgtttagaaaaatatgaagataGATTTTTGTCACCACTCTATccaccatatatatataaaataaggcactcaaaaaaagaaaaaagaattaatcAAAAATCAGGACCacataaaagaacaaaattaattttttttttttaaaaaacacctAGCTTCTTTTATTACTTCCTCTCCCCCAATCAATATCACTcactttaaatattaaatatgaagaagaaatgtTAGTGtctttaaaaacttttttctcaaatattgCCATGTAATGTCAGATTCCTATGAAACagaaatactccctctgtccctaattacttgtccattttttgaATTGACcacttattaagaaatcaattattgacatagtgagtttaccattttacatctattaattatgaagtggatgaattaaaaacttaatattttcaagaagttctacatttttcaaagtaattaattgagggtataatagataaaaaaaattgtatcatttcttgatttgtcaaaatagacaagtaattaggaataactaaaaaaaaatatataaacaaataattagggacagagggagtattagtGTCTTAAAAAACTTCTTTCTCAAATGCTGTCCTATTCTATAAATAACCACATTCCAACTAAATCTCTTACCTCTTAATTACACACcaaattcataaaaattaaaacagtTCATTTTCCTCTATTGTTTTTGCATTAATTTCCtatcatttttcttcttatttatataATGATAACATAATAACAtactaatattttatatgtataaaaaatcaGCCCACGTAATAGTAATATATCACGCATTCAATATTGAGTTTTAATTCTTCAATAAACTGAATAATTAATGAATAGTGAATGTCTATGTTTCTTCATCTTTCCCCTTCCTAGCTATAACCCCATATATTCAATAATTACTCTTTACATTTACTTTTTGCATCAAATTTTGAGAGCAgggatttttaaataataattttacatatatatacttttcATTCCTTTTCAACAATAGTGTATGCTGATTAATAAATAGTGTATATGTGATGCTGATATATAAATGCAAATAGAGAGACGATCGTATAGGTACATAATTCttttgtccacttttaattaatttatttttggatgaGGGAGGATGCTTTAATGATGATAtgaaaaatttgattaatatctatttgatttttttttcttgtgataaaaaaatgtaattaattaatttttaaaagaacaaaaatatctaatatCTTTCTATGGATATTTTCGCTTTTCTTCATTTGACTTGACACTtttccacttttaatatttaatcataatatgctatgattattatttaatatttaattaattagatattttataatatactaAATTAAGTGTAGGGGCAAAAtgatatttcaaacttttacttttgtggcttcccacttttagtataatatgatatgatatgatgattagtACTACGTAGTAGTATGGACCACTACTCCACATCTTGGTGCAACTAAAGCCAGTTTACTAAAGACAAGGACGGACTAACTTCCACTAGACTAGTTAAGCCTACTACTTGTAATACGTTAGCTCATTTCGGAAATTTTGCTGTAACTACTAACCCATAGGGTTAATGAACCTTCTGTAACCCCTaaactaaatatataatataatcttgttatccaaaaaaatcactttaattAGGAGACTATTAGCTAACTAAGATGGAGAACCTCACTTATTTTCAGAAAGGAGCTAAAACTAAAACCAAAATCTCagataaataagaaatttgAATCTTACCTGACAAAATGTGTGAAATACACCCAAGTCACGCTCGTCGAGGTAAAATTCAAGTAATTATTTGTTCAAGTTTGGGATAGTTAAAGTGNNNNNNNNNNNNNNNNNNNNNNNNNNNNNNNNNNNNNNNNNNNNNNNNNNNNNNNNNNNNNNNNNNNNNNNNNNNNNNNNNNNNNNNNNNNNNNNNNNNNNNNNNNNNNNNNNNNNNNNNNNNNNNNNNNNNNNNNNNNNNNNNNNNNNNNNNNNNNNNNNNNNNNNNNNNNNNNNNNNNNNNNNNNNNNNNNNNNNNNNNNNNNNNNNNNNNNNNNNNNNNNNNNNNNNNNNNNNNNNNNNNNNNNNNNNNNNNNNNNNNNNNNNNNNNNNNNNNNNNNNNNNNNNNNNNNNNNNNNNNNNNNNNNNNNNNNNNNNNNNNNNNNNNNNNNNNNNNNNNNNNNNNNNNNNNNNNNNNNNNNNNNNNNNNNNNNNNNNNNNNNNNNNNNNNNNNNNNNNNNNNNNNNNNNNNNNNNNNNNNNNNNNNNNNNNNNNNNNNNNNNNNNNNNNNNNNNNNNNNNNNNNNNNNNNNNNNNNNNNNNNNNNNNNNNNNNNNNNNNNNNNNNNNNNNNNNNNNNNNNNNNNNNNNNNNNNNNNNNNNNNNNNNNNNNNNNNNNNNNNNNNNNNNNNNNNNNNNNNNNNNNNNNNNNNNNNNNNNNNNNNNNNNNNNNNNNNNNNNNNNNNNNNNNNNNNNNNNNNNNNNNNNNNNNNNNNNNNNNNNNNNNNNNNNNNNNNNNNNNNNNNNNNNNNNNNNNNNNNNNNNNNNNNNNNNNNNNNNNNNNNNNNNNNNNNNNNNNNNNNNNNNNNNNNNNNNNNNNNNNNNNNNNNNNNNNNNNNNNNNNNNNNNNNNNNNNNNNNNNNNNNNNNNNNNNNNNNNNNNNNNNNNNNNNNNNNNNNNNNNNNNNNNNNNNNNNNNNNNNNNNNNNNNNNNNNNNNNNNNNNNNNNNNNNNNNNNNNNNNNNNNNNNNNNNNNNNNNNNNNNNNNNNNNNNNNNNNNNNNNNNNNNNNNNNNNNNNNNNNNNNNNNNNNNNNNNNNNNNNNNNNNNNNNNNNNNNNNNNNNNNNNNNNNNNNNNNNNNNNNNNNNNNNNNNNNNNNNNNNNNNNNNNNNNNNNNNNNNNNNNNNNNNNNNNNNNNNNNNNNNNNNNNNNNNNNNNNNNNNNNNNNNNNNNNNNNNNNNNNNNNNNNNNNNNNNNNNNNNNNNNNNNNNNNNNNNNNNNNNNNNNNNNNNNNNNNNNNNNNNNNNNNNNNNNNNNNNNNNNNNNNNNNNNNNNNNNNNNNNNNNNNNNNNNNNNNNNNNNNNNNNNNNNNNNNNNNNNNNNNNNNNNNNNNNNNNNNNNNNNNNNNNNNNNNNNNNNNNNNNNNNNNNNNNNNNNNNNNNNNNNNNNNNNNNNNNNNNNNNNNNNNNNNNNNNNNNNNNNNNNNNNNNNNNNNNNNNNNNNNNNNNNNNNNNNNNNNNNNNNNNNNNNNNNNNNNNNNNNNNNNNNNNNNNNNNNNNNNNNNNNNNNNNNNNNNNNNNNNNNNNNNNNNNNNNNNNNNNNNNNNNNNNNNNNNNNNNNNNNNNNNNNNNNNNNNNNNNNNNNNNNNNNNNNNNNNNNNNNNNATTTAGTTCTTGACCCTCGGTTTgtattattccttcttttcatattgcctttacttttcaagttcagtcggcctatgatgcctactgggtaccggttgttttggtactcatgctacgctctgcatctatttcgtgatgcaggtccgggcactagtagccagcgttgatcgagcttggagcagtctgatccggagacgggagtgagcacacgacgttttgtactatttcagtctccatctgtatatatagacttgtcttttacctttcgagacagtccagtctctgttgtccacttttgggacttgtactcattttgttagtagctttgtactagtgacttccaggttctgggagggatctttatttgtatatatgtttttgggttgcttccgcctatttatattgttatttgcctactcttgtttagtttctaccctcagacccattactggttgttccgggttacgggttggcttacctactggtgggttatagtaggtgccatcatgacttgagaaatcgggtcgtgacaccaaTTAAactacaataacaataacatatccagTGTAAACCCACAAGTAAGGTCTGAAAAGGGTGGTGTGTGcatagaccttacccctacctagTAAAGGTAGAAAGGTCAAGTATAACAATTCAAAACAGGTTTGAAAAAGCAATACAGTAATGACGAAATCACGTTaaaaataatggagaaaagaacagtaacaacataaaaatataacGGAAGGAGTAATAAAGTAGAACCTTTAACTTCTCTACATGGAAGACgggattgatgatttttctgtGTTTGGCCCATTTGTCTCCCTCAATGTTTGCTAGACCTTGAGCCAATAACTTGGTCATTGGATTGGGATGATTTTgctttagatacacataatccTTTGTGAAAATCTCCTTTAAATGTTCAGGATCTGTGATCAATATAACTGGATATGGGCCTAACCACATAAAAGAACTTTTACCTGCAAGTATCTCTTAGTTATTgctatgatttattttatttttcagaaaaggaatttcaacaacaaaatcaCTAATGAAATTCACAAACGAGGAATAGGCATTTCACGCACCCAATGATCTTGCCTAGTGGTTAATTGTTGAAGTGTCTGACCATCTCATCTGAGCGTACTTCTATTATTTAATGATATTCTCAACATTAATGAAGTAATTGAAAGTCATGAGATCTCAGGTTCAATCCTAACAGAGACAAtaacactaggtgattcttcttATCTAACCTAGCTTCAGTGGACAAATTAGTCGAGGTGTACGAAAGCTGAGCCGGACACCCCggtcattaaaaaaaaggaataaacaTTTCACAACTTCATCAAAAGTTCATTCAGGCATTTTACCAAACAATTGTTACACATTACACAACATCTTTGTAACTAAGAAACATACCATTTTTGTTGATGGAGTCAAGGAAAAAGGGGAtgagcctttgagctatatcATCAGAGAAATTGATAGGCTTAGATTTGGCTTCTACTATACTTTTTTGTGAGTTCATTCAAATCTCCATAGAGTAACTTGTATGGATTTCCTTTTAGACCATTTTGTCTAAAGTATTTCTCCAATTTCTTTGGTCTAAACCATGCCCAATTTAACACCTTCCatgtataaattaataaaattgcaACACATATTGTTGCTATTATGTTGCTCAACATCTCCATTTTCACAAATCACAAAGCTTCTCTCAACTGCTTCCTCTTACTTGTAATACAAAAATGACCATAAATCAAAAGGAATCTTTCTTGCTAATTTTAAATGGGGTGAgatatttcaatttattcaaaatgtaaacattttattcttaagtttatattttgtataatttttagaGATGCACAAGTAATTTTAGACTATGATCAAAATCTCAAGACACagattaactaaactaaggttttATTACCCCTAAActcattttttgtaattttgtacattttttggcttacgtggcacactCCGTGACTCCATGCAGTTGAGGCACATGAGAGATATTTGGATGTCACGTAAGCCAACAAGgggtacaaaattacaaaaaaaaaaaaaaaatgagttcaggggtaataaaaccttagtttagttaagatgtGTCTCTAGAGTTTCGTTCATAGTTTAGAGATTGTTCGTACTAtgtgatattatttttattattattttacactttgcaaaaaaataaaaaatcatgttcaAGTTAAGAGATTGTTTGTACTATGTGAAAAAATGATGCTACTATTGTTGACTAGTGGATCTTgataaaaacatgtatatttgaaaatttgtaatTGTAAATATATTTAGTTATAAAAGAACTATAGTGATACATGATTTATCAATATGGTGCATTAGTATACTTTGATATCTTGTTTAGAAATCACGATTTTCTCATTTAATAAGATTGCATAAGaactgatttttatttttttgatagatTTCATAATTTGTGGGAATTTCTATGAGAAAAACATATTACTagtgaaatcaaaatttcaattcaatCTGATTTCAAATCATGTCCAAATAAAATCTTAATCTCCTTAGTCTCTAACCATTCATTATCAAGAATTTAATGGATAAATAAGAATTTTCTGTCCTTAATTTGAGATCTCAAAGTTTGACATAGattttttatagattttttttaggaCATTTCCCCCTTTACTGAATCATATGCAATATAAATGTAAATTAATTGAAGCTCCAATATAAATATCAAGCATCGataagaaattaataaaaaaaaaattaccaatcttgctatgcatgattattaagtattttttttcataatcttGTCATGTCTCTGGTCCTGTCCAGCCAACAGGACAAGCCCTACCTTACATCATCCCatttatgtctttattttattatttcttttgtccTAGTTTCCATCCTATCTTTGTTGTTGTTCAAcctttttcaatatattttatatacaacTTTTGTACTAATGATCTGAAAATACTAAACTAAGATAGGGCATCTACTTACTATATACTATTAAGTTAGAAAGATAAATATGTTGTTTAAATGGCTCTTTTGcttacaaaaacaaaacaaaacaaaagtagTTGTGTGATTGTGATTTACGACCTCTCTTGATTCCATCAAAATATGCTAGTACTAGTTTAGAGATCCAAATTGAATAATAAGGTTATGGcccaaagaaaataaaataaaaaaacttaatgTGGCATAATACATAGATAAACAACTATCTTGaaatactttaattttgaaaacgcgcgtctagacacctcaactcatTACCCATGTATCTGGTGGACACTCAATGCTAACTTGACACATAAATTTTGATGGTACATAGATATGCATCGTCAAAATGGGAGTGTTGAATTTCAACTGACGCCAAGTTAAGATATCTATTTATGTATCAAACTATCAACAAAGTACAGAACACTTTAGAAACATAGCAGTAGTTGTTTTGGTTGATTCCTACCTATGGACAAACCAAAATGAACATAGAGGTgcaatagaaatatatatatatatatatatNNNNNNNNNNNNNNNNNNNNNNNNNNNNNNNNNNNNNNNNNNNNNNNNNNNNNNNNNNNNNNNNNNNNNNNNNNNNNNNNNNNNNNNNNNNNNNNNNNNNNNNNNNNNNNNNNNNNNNNNNNNNNNNNNNNNNNNNNNNNNNNNNNNNNNNNNNNNNNNNNNNNNNNNNNNNNNNNNNNNNNNNNNNNNNNNNNNNNNNNNNNNNNNNNNNNNNNNNNNNNNNNNNNNNNNNNNNNNNNNNNNNNNNNNNNNNNNNNNNNNNNNNNNNNNNNNNNNNNNNNNNNNNNNNNNNNNNNNNNNNNNNNNNNNNNNNNNNNNNNNNNNNNNNNNNNNNNNNNNNNNNNNNNNNNNNNNNNNNNNNNNNNNNNNNNNNNNNNNNNNNNNNNNNNNNNNNNNNNNNNNNNNNNNNNNNNNNNNNNNNNNNNNNNNNNNNNNNNNNNNNNNNNNNNNNNNNNNNNNNNNNNNNNNNNNNNNNNNNNNNNNNNNNNNNNNNNNNNNNNNNNNNNNNNNNNNNNNNNNNNNNNNNNNNNNNNNNNNNNNNNNNNNNNNNNNNNNNNNNNNNNNNNNNNNNNNNNNNNNNNNNNNNNNNNNNNNNNNNNNNNNNNNNNNNNNNNNNNNNNNNNNNNNNNNNNNNNNNNNNNNNNNNNNNNNNNNNNNNNNNNNNNNNNNNNNNNNNNNNNNNNNNNNNNNNNNNNNNNNNNNNNNNNNNNNNNNNNNNNNNNNNNNNNNNNNNNNNNNNNNNNNNNNNNNNNNNNNNNNNNNNNNNNNNNNNNNNNNNNNNNNNNNNNNNNNNNNNNNNNNNNNNNNNNNNNNNNNNNNNNNNNNNNNNNNNNNNNNNNNNNNNNNNNNNNNNNNNNNNNNNNNNNNNNNNNNNNNNNNNNNNNNNNNNNNNNNNNNNNNNNNNNNNNNNNNNNNNNNNNNNNNNNNNNNNNNNNNNNNNNNNNNNNNNNNNNNNNNNNNNNNNNNNNNNNNNNNNNNNNNNNNNNNNNNNNNNNNNNNNNNNNNNNNNNNNNNNNNNNNNNNNNNNNNNNNNNNNNNNNNNNNNNNNNNNNNNNNNNNNNNNNNNNNNNNNNNNNNNNNNNNNNNNNNNNNNNNNNNNNNNNNNNNNNNNNNNNNNNNNNNNNNNNNNNNNNNNNNNNNNNNNNNNNNNNNNNNNNNNNNNNNNNNNNNNNNNNNNNNNNNNNNNNNNNNNNNNNNNNNNNNNNNNNNNNNNNNNNNNNNNNNNNNNNNNNNNNNNNNNNNNNNNNNNNNNNNNNNNNNNNNNNNNNNNNNNNNNNNNNNNNNNNNNNNNNNNNNNNNNNNNNNNNNNNNNNNNNNNNNNNNNNNNNNNNNNNNNNNNNNNNNNNNNNNNNNNNNNNNNNNNNNNNNNNNNNNNNNNNNNNNNNNNNNNNNNNNNNNNNNNNNNNNNNNNNNNNNNNNNNNNNNNNNNNNNNNNNNNNNNNNNNNNNNNNNNNNNNNNNNNNNNNNNNNNNNNNNNNNNNNNNNNNNNNNNNNNNNNNNNNNNNNNNNNNNNNNNNNNNNNNNNNNNNNNNNNNNNNNNNNNNNNNNNNNNNNNNNNNNNNNNNNNNNNNNNNNNNNNNNNNNNNNNNNNNNNNNNNNNNNNNNNNNNNNNNNNNNNNNNNNNNNNNNNNNNNNNNNNNNNNNNNNNNNNNNNNNNNNNNNNNNNNNNNNNNNNNNNNNNNNNNNNNNNNNNNNNNNNNNNNNNNNNNNNNNNNNNNNNNNNNNNNNNNNNNNNNNNNNNNNNNNNNNNNNNNNNNNNNNNNNNNNNNNNNNNNNNNNNNNNNNNNNNNNNNNNNNNNNNNNNNNNNNNNNNNNNNNNNNNNNNNNNNNNNNNNNNNNNNNNNNNNNNNNNNNNNNNNNNNNNNNNNNNNNNNNNNNNNNNNNNNNNNNNNNNNNNNNNNNNNNNNNNNNNNNNNNNNNNNNNNNNNNNNNNNNNNNNNNNNNNNNNNNNNNNNNNNNNNNNNNNNNNNNNNNNNNNNNNNNNNNNNNNNNNNNNNNNNNNNNNNNNNNNNNNNNNNNNNNNNNNNNNNNNNNNNNNNNNNNNNNNNNNNNNNNNNNNNNNNNNNNNNNNNNNNNNNNNNNNNNNNNNNNNNNNNNNNNNNNNNNNNNNNNNNNNNNNNNNNNNNNNNNNNNNNNNNNNNNNNNNNNNNNNNNNNNNNNNNNNNNNNNNNNNNNNNNNNNNNNNNNNNNNNNNNNNNNNNNNNNNNNNNNNNNNNNNNNNNNNNNNNNNNNNNNNNNNNNNNNNNNNNNNNNNNNNNNNNNNNNNNNNNNNNNNNNNNNNNNNNNNNNNNNNNNNNNNNNNNNNNNNNNNNNNNNNNNNNNNNNNNNNNNNNNNNNNNNNNNNNNNNNNNNNNNNNNNNNNNNNNNNNNNNNNNNNNNNNNNNNNNNNNNNNNNNNNNNNNNNNNNNNNNNNNNNNNNNNNNNNNNNNNNNNNNNNNNNNNNNNNNNNNNNNNNNNNNNNNNNNNNNNNNNNNNNNNNNNNNNNNNNNNNNNNNNNNNNNNNNNNNNNNNNNNNNNNNNNNNNNNNNNNNNNNNNNNNNNNNNNNNNNNNNNNNNNNNNNNNNNNNNNNNNNNNNNNNNNNNNNNNNNNNNNNNNNNNNNNNNNNNNNNNNNNNNNNNNNNNNNNNNNNNNNNNNNNNNNNNNNNNNNNNNNNNNNNNNNNNNNNNNNNNNNNNNNNNNNNNNNNNNNNNNNNNNNNNNNNNNNNNNNNNNNNNNNNNNNNNNNNNNNNNNNNNNNNNNNNNNNNNNNNNNNNNNNNNNNNNNNNNNNNNNNNNNNNNNNNNNNNNNNNNNNNNNNNNNNNNNNNNNNNNNNNNNNNNNNNNNNNNNNNNNNNNNNNNNNNNNNNNNNNNNNNNNNNNNNNNNNNNNNNNNNNNNNNNNNNNNNNNNNNNNNNNNNNNNNNNNNNNNNNNNNNNNNNNNNNNNNNNNNNNNNNNNNNNNNNNNNNNNNNNNNNNNNNNNNNNNNNNNNNNNNNNNNNNNNNNNNNNNNNNNNNNNNNNNNNNNNNNNNNNNNNNNNNNNNNNNNNNNNNNNNNNNNNNNNNNNNNNNNNNNNNNNNNNNNNNNNNNNNNNNNNNNNNNNNNNNNNNNNNNNNNNNNNNNNNNNNNNNNNNNNNNNNNNNNNNNNNNNNNNNNNNNNNNNNNNNNNNNNNNNNNNNNNNNNNNNNNNNNNNNNNNNNNNNNNNNNNNNNNNNNNCAGTCATCATGTGACAAATTAGTATCGATCATACAACACCAATGGTGTAAAATATCATCTTAGAGTTTGCGCATAAGCAGAGGAGCACCATACTGAGGATGAATAGTCACTACTGCAAATGGAGCATGTGTATATGATGGAGAGAGTTCAAAGGAGAACCTTTGTAGTATCATTGCTATTGCCATTTTTGCTTCCATCATCGCAAAGTTTTGTCCAATGCAAATTCGAGGTCCCCCACCAAATGGAATAAACGAGTATTGTCCTTTGGTTGCCTTTGACACTCCTTCACTAAATCTTTCTGGTTTGAATTCCTTTGCGTCTTCACCCCATATTTCCTTATCATAATGTACTAAGATTGCGGGTACTATGAGTATCACTCCAGCTGGTAGATTTAGCTCTCCCAATTTCACTTCTTCTTTATTCGTTCTACCAAATGTTGATAATGGGGGGAATAGCCTTAGCGTCTCGTACAAGATCATGGTCACCTGTGAAAAAAGTATTGCATAAGTTGGCAGAAGAATTACAAGGTGTGGCTAAAAGCTCTAACAAACTTACAAATATTTCTTTGGCACCAAAAGTGCTCACAAGTCAAAAGCTATAAGTTGATCACccttaatttatgatttttctgCTTAAGCATATTTTGTCTGGCCAACAAAACGACGAGCccatttggattggcttaaaagttggccaaacctacttttaagtcagtttttgacttctgaaagtgtttgacaaatataaaaaataacttaaaataagtcaaaaattacttaaaataagttacgaagtgtttggcaaggtaaaaaatgacttaaaataagtcaaaaaccaaaagtaggtctccccctactttttttttttgacttaaaagtcatttcagtttgacttcttattttttacttaaaaactacttttttttaagccaatccaaatggGCTCGACTCCATTCCATTTCCGTTGTTGTCCTCTGAGGAAAAATGCTTTaaaatttatgtcttttatagTTAACTTTAAAgtcattttaataaaaagctTATGAACATTCTTTTACCTAACAATCAACTTTATACTTCTATCCAAACACGTAATTGTTTTTTCGGGCTCTTGGTTCACTTTTTATCAACTTCGGGGATCCTATGGGACCACTATATTGAGGGCACAAAACATACTATCGAAAAGATTGGAAGAAAAGAACTTGTGAACAGTACTTACTATTTTCAAGCGACCAAGTCCTTCCAAATCTGGTTTATCATTTCCAAATACCTGCAACACCTCCTCTCTGGCACGTACTTGCCACTCTAGATGTAAGCACAACAAAATCATTGTCCAGACGAGCAACACTGAAGTGGTCTCTTGTCCAGCAAAATAGAATAACTTGCACTCTTCAATCACTTCAATTGTTGTCATTCCGAAATCTTTGCTTCCGTGTTGTTCAATTTCTTTCATATTGGATTCAAGTAATATGCCTAATAAGTCATCTTTACTAGTCTCCCCTCCTTCCATTGCCCTCAATCTTTTGTCAATGATACGCCTAATTgttgtttgaatttccttttcaatttccagcattcttttgttcctttttgtagGTAAGAACCTATACAACAGTCATTTAGCAGAAAGGCAGAGTACAGCTTCTGTTGTATTGTACTTATGTAACGACAAATAAAAGGTAAATGTGGAAATATG includes:
- the LOC125851143 gene encoding cytochrome P450 CYP72A219-like — protein: MEFLSYMRSMEISYNIIIETICVAILLFYTWKVLNWAWFGPKKLENSLRQRGLKGNPYKLLYGDLNELTKSIVEAKSKPINFSDVIAQRLIPFFLNSINKNGKSSFIWLGPYPIVLITNPEHVKEIFTKNYVYLKQTHPNPLTKLLAKGLVMIEEDKWAKHRKIINPTFHVEKLKHMLPAFYVCCSEMISKWEEIVPKETSTEIDVWPDLEMMTSEVISRTAFGSSYEEGRIVFELQKEQADHVMEVARSIYIPGSRFLPTKRNKRMLEIEKEIQTTIRRIIDKRLRAMEGGETSKDDLLGILLESNMKEIEQHGSKDFGMTTIEVIEECKLFYFAGQETTSVLLVWTMILLCLHLEWQVRAREEVLQVFGNDKPDLEGLGRLKIVTMILYETLRLFPPLSTFGRTNKEEVKLGELNLPAGVILIVPAILVHYDKEIWGEDAKEFKPERFSEGVSKATKGQYSFIPFGGGPRICIGQNFAMMEAKMAIAMILQRFSFELSPSYTHAPFAVVTIHPQYGAPLLMRKL